A single genomic interval of Malania oleifera isolate guangnan ecotype guangnan chromosome 13, ASM2987363v1, whole genome shotgun sequence harbors:
- the LOC131145493 gene encoding probable (S)-N-methylcoclaurine 3'-hydroxylase isozyme 2: MDLPNFLAGDISFFPTLLLIAPLFYVLLKNFVSAGSPSSLPPGPRTWPIVGNILQMRNMTHVTLTNLAKVHGPLMSLRLGSQLLIVGSSPAAAMEILKTHDRVFSGRYIMHAVPVKSPELNHLSLLFASECNDQWKSLRAIFRTELLSPTTSESQLELREKKVREMVGVLGKKEGEVVNLGEIVFATAFNTISNIIFSKDLTNLERRGAGEEFEELIKRFLELISLPNISDLYPILGRWDIQGIQKKGLEIFRRMSTIWNNIVKERRQGKASRSRDLMDALSEIGFNNDQMNQFFLELFMAGTENTAEITVWTMAELIKNHEAMDKLHEELANVVHGNIVRESHLPQLPYLEACVKETMRLHPPAPFLLAHRNLEACKVMGYDIPKDSQVLVNVWAISRDPKHWEDALSFKPERFLNSSLDYKGHNFEFLPFGAGRRICPGLPIAARQIPLLVATLVHLFNWSLPGNMDAAKLDMAEKFATALKKEQPLYLIPRVRVHGVNN, translated from the exons ATGGATCTTCCAAACTTTTTAGCAGGAGATATCTCTTTCTTTCCTACCCTTCTTCTTATTGCACCCCTCTTCTATGTCCTTCTAAAGAACTTCGTGTCGGCAGGTAGTCCATCGTCACTTCCTCCAGGGCCACGCACATGGCCGATCGTAGGAAACATCCTCCAAATGAGGAACATGACTCATGTTACGTTGACGAACCTAGCTAAAGTGCATGGTCCGCTCATGTCTCTACGGCTCGGTAGCCAACTCCTCATTGTTGGATCATCTCCAGCCGCTGCAATGGAGATTCTGAAGACCCATGATCGTGTATTCTCCGGTCGATACATTATGCATGCAGTTCCAGTTAAGAGCCCTGAACTCAACCACTTATCACTTCTGTTCGCGAGTGAATGCAATGATCAGTGGAAGTCCCTAAGGGCAATTTTTCGTACGGAGTTGCTCTCACCCACAACGTCAGAATCTCAGTTGGAGCTGAGGGAGAAGAAAGTGAGGGAGATGGTGGGGGTTTTGGGTAAAAAAGAAGGGGAAGTGGTGAATCTTGGAGAGATAGTGTTTGCAACTGCTTTCAATACCATCAGCaatattattttttcaaaggatTTAACAAACTTAGAGAGGAGGGGTGCAGGTGAGGAATTCGAAGAACTCATAAAAAGATTTTTAGAGTTGATTTCTCTACCAAACATATCAGATCTTTATCCCATATTGGGTCGATGGGATATACAAGGTATCCAAAAGAAGGGCCTGGAGATCTTTAGGAGAATGTCTACAATTTGGAACAACATTGTTAAAGAAAGAAGACAAGGAAAGGCTTCAAGATCACGAGATTTAATGGATGCATTGAGTGAAATCGGATTCAACAATGATCAAATGAATCAATTTTTCTTG GAACTATTTATGGCTGGTACTGAAAATACTGCTGAAATTACAGTGTGGACAATGGCAGAACTGATCAAGAATCACGAAGCCATGGATAAACTTCATGAAGAACTTGCGAATGTGGTCCATGGAAACATTGTAAGGGAGTCTCATTTACCTCAGCTACCTTATCTAGAAGCTTGTGTCAAAGAGACAATGAGATTGCACCCTCCCGCACCTTTTTTGCTCGCTCACCGAAACCTAGAAGCGTGCAAGGTCATGGGTTACGATATCCCAAAAGACTCTCAAGTGCTTGTGAATGTGTGGGCAATAAGTCGAGACCCCAAGCATTGGGAAGATGCTTTGAGCTTCAAGCCTGAACGTTTCTTGAACTCAAGTTTGGATTACAAAGGACATAATTTTGAGTTCTTACCATTTGGTGCAGGCAGGAGAATCTGCCCAGGACTGCCCATAGCTGCAAGGCAAATTCCTTTGCTTGTTGCAACATTGGTGCACTTGTTCAATTGGTCTCTTCCAGGCAACATGGATGCGGCCAAGCTTGACATGGCCGAGAAGTTTGCGACAGCATTGAAAAAAGAACAACCTTTATACCTTATTCCTAGAGTAAGGGTGCATGGGGTAAATAACTAG